The genomic segment CTTCATGGCGCCTAAATCTGATAACTCAAATCGACTATCTTGTCTTTCTAGGCGGTGTGCAACTTCCCCAGAAATAAGCATTCTTTGACCTAGCGGATTACATTGGTCTTGTAGTCTTGCCAAGGTATTTAACACATCACTGAAAAAGCTAATTTCTTGCTTTTGAACACCAACCACGGCAGCAACAACTTGGCCGCAATGAGCTGCCGCTTTAAATTTAGGCACAAAGCCATAGTGTTCTTCAAAGTAAGGTCGATGCCAGTTAAGTTGTTGGCTAAATTCGTAGTAAATATTCATACAGCGATCTTGCTTGATCCCATCTTCAAGAGGCCAATGAATTAAAACTGCATCACCCATATAGCGATAAATTTCAGCATCATTATCAGTTACTGTATCAGCCAGCATACTAAAACTGTCTTGAATTAATCGACTAAAGCGATAGTCGCCTAGTGTTTCAGCGTGCGCAGTTGAAGATACCATATCAACAAAGGGGAATAGTCGATGTTCATATCTTGGCTGATGGTACTTACCTAAGCCAATGTTCATCAATACACGAGGGCCCACAAGTAGTGCCATTTGTTCGATAAAGGCAAGGCCTACACGTACAGCGACTAGATATATGATTAATGCTTGAAAAGAAGGACTATAAAGGATGTGAGCTGTGAGCATTTGTCTTAGCGTGACAAGATGATTTTCAATAGCCCACATATTGAGGAATTGGGTAACATAGGCAAGCGTCATTGCGCCTAACAGTAGAAACAAGCCTTTAAAAATAACTGAGAAGATATAGGGTAAACGACTGATTGCACTAAAGTCAGCGATTAAATTCGACATCCAATGCAGACAACCAAACACAAAACCCATGAAGATGGCTAATGTGGCAAGGTCTGATTTTCCCATAGCCCATTGGGGGAGTTCAGGGCTTGTGAATAACGAAAAAAGACAAATGCGCCCATGGCTAAACACCATGCTAATATCGCAAATAATAGCTTTCTCGTCTGTCGACGTGCTTTCACTGGTTTATATCTGATCCGTTGATATTTTGAGACAGGCTAGTTTATAGAAAATTACCCTACTTGTCATAGTGGTATTCTAATAACTTTCAAAATAGATTATGAATGTTGATTTATTGTAATGTTATCCAAATGCATTTGTTAGTATTTGGTGGGTGAAATTGATCTTTAAATAAAAACCTCTTGGATTAGATAGTTTAATTAAGCCATTTTCTGCAATTGATTCAGTTAATGAGTGACTATTTGCAGCCTTAGGTCTTAGTTGTAATGCTTCTCCGTGTCGAGCTGTCACTTTTTCAACTTGCCCTAATGCAATCATCTCCATTATCTCTTCCCAGTCTTGTTGTAACGCGGTTAACTGTTCAGGGTTTGGGCTCCATAGTACAGGGGTGCCTATTTTTCTGTTTGCTACCGGAATACTTCGATCACCTTGTACTGGTATCCATAAGACTTGTTGTAGCTTATGAAATACGACACTGTTTTCCCATGTAAGGCCCTGGATATTTGTTAACGGTGCAACTGTGACATAAGTTGTTTCAATAGGGCGACCAGATTGGTCTATGGGAATGGTTTTAAGTTCGACTCCTAAGTGCAAAAAATCTTGCTGGGGTTTAGAACCTGCTGTTGCGCCGAGTTCCATCTCAATCAATTGACCAATCCAGCCTTTATCTCTCTTCAAATTATCAGGTACATTGAGTTGATGCTCATTTGCAATATCTCCTAATGAGACACCGGCCATATCATTGGCTCTTTGCATTAATTCTGCGATGGAATTTGGCTGGCTATTCATCATTATTGCTTACTTTCCCCTAAATAGGCTTGGTCATTATAAGTTTACTTGTTTGGCAGTTTTTACGCATCTATTGTTATTGGTTATTAATTGTGCAGCGATTTTGTTGAAAGTTATTCACTGAGTAAAATAATCCCAATGTACTGATTAATATGTTTTTTTGTTTAAATTGGTCAATCTGTTTTACCAATTTATTAAGTTACTCTCCTTTTGCTCTACTATTTCACACATACTTATCCACAGATTTGATGGATAACTTTAAAAAAGTATCACTTAACGGATAATTTTTTGTTCGTCAATGCTTAAAAATAGCTTTATTTTAATATTAATGAAATAAAACTCTTGTTTTTTGTGTATAACTTAAAACCCGTAAAATGAATTTATTAATAAGTAATTTACCTGGTTAAAAAGTGACCTTTGGTCATCTAGGATAACTATAGTTAGTCTTGGTTTTGGGTTATAGTGTTGAATTTTATAGTTTTATTTTAGTTATTTGACTTTTTTATTATGCGGTAGCTTATGTTCTTTAATGTAGGTTTTACTGTTATTAGTGAGTTTCGAACAGAGATATCCACAGATTTTGTGGATAATGTGCATTAATATTTTTTCCTTCTGTTGATAAAAGTAATAATTCTTAAATTTTATCCCAAGTTATGCCGTTATTAGTTGATTGCCCGTAGCCGTGCTTTATGAAACAATCTAATCATTAATTTGTAGTGACATTGGAGTCCATGTGATTGATAGCGACGGCTTTCGCGCAAATGTGGGCATTATAATCTGTAACAAATTTGGTCAAGTTATGTGGGCCAGACGGTTTGGACAACATTCATGGCAGTTTCCACAAGGTGGCGTTGATGACGGAGAAAGTCCTGAACAAGCTATGTACCGTGAATTGTATGAAGAAGTTGGTTTAAAGCCGGAAAATGTACAAATTTTAACGTCAACACGCTCATGGTTAAGATACCGTTTACCAAAAAGATTGATTAGACAAGAAAGTAAACCTATTTGTATTGGTCAAAAACAAAAGTGGTATTTATTACAGCTCAAAGATAGCGATGACAGTATTAATTTGAACTCCTGTGGACACCCTGAGTTTGATGACTGGCGTTGGGTGAGTTATTGGTACCCAGTAAGGCAAGTTGTTTCTTTCAAACGAGATGTTTATCGTAAGGTTATGAAAGAGTTTGCATTCACCACTTTAGCGTTTCAAGGACGTGAGCCTAATCGCAAACGAGGGCGACACCGTAATTAATGTAAACTGATAGGGGATAAAATCGTGTTAAACACGCTCAGGGATATAACTCAAGCGGTTGCTGGAGCTAGCAGTCTTGAGTCTGCACTGACACAGTTGGTTTCGCAAACAAAGTTAGCGATGCAAACTCAGTGCTGTTCAGTATATATTCTTGAGCAACAACACCTTGTCTTATCGGCGACAGACGGCTTGGCTGTTGCCGCCATCAATTTTGTTAAAATGCCCCTTTCTGAAGGACTGGTGGGGTTAGCTGCTGAAAAAGAAGAAGCCGTTAACCTTGCCGACGCCAAAACACACCCACGCTTTAAGTTTTTCCCTGAAGTAGAAGAGGAAGAGTACCGAGCGTTTCTTGCTGTTCCTATTATTTTTCAAAAACAAGTGGTTGGAGTTATTGTCGTTCAGCAGCCACAGCCTCGACAGTTTAGTGAGAATGAAGAAGCCTTTTTAATGACGCTGGCAGCGCAGCTGGCGGTGGTCATTCGTAGTCTCAAGAACAAAGCGGCGATTAGCAATGTTCAGCAACAAGTCGTTTTCAAAGGGGTTAGCGCATCTAAAGGGATCGCCATTGCAGATGCATTTGTATTAGGCGGCGCGATATCTTTAGTGCAGCCAGATCAACAATGTAGCGATACCGAGCAAGAAACCCTTAGACTGAAAGCTGCAATGCAGCGTTGTAAAGATGCAATCAGTGCCTTGTC from the Shewanella japonica genome contains:
- the rppH gene encoding RNA pyrophosphohydrolase; protein product: MIDSDGFRANVGIIICNKFGQVMWARRFGQHSWQFPQGGVDDGESPEQAMYRELYEEVGLKPENVQILTSTRSWLRYRLPKRLIRQESKPICIGQKQKWYLLQLKDSDDSINLNSCGHPEFDDWRWVSYWYPVRQVVSFKRDVYRKVMKEFAFTTLAFQGREPNRKRGRHRN
- the mutH gene encoding DNA mismatch repair endonuclease MutH, giving the protein MMNSQPNSIAELMQRANDMAGVSLGDIANEHQLNVPDNLKRDKGWIGQLIEMELGATAGSKPQQDFLHLGVELKTIPIDQSGRPIETTYVTVAPLTNIQGLTWENSVVFHKLQQVLWIPVQGDRSIPVANRKIGTPVLWSPNPEQLTALQQDWEEIMEMIALGQVEKVTARHGEALQLRPKAANSHSLTESIAENGLIKLSNPRGFYLKINFTHQILTNAFG